From the genome of Solidesulfovibrio carbinolicus, one region includes:
- a CDS encoding ion channel, whose amino-acid sequence MSLRSVLGLIGLAVSLPFLGYLVYISQAKAPTPDQIIFLAFAFSVTFPTLILLSLVLFRSLVILAAALPVYAACVIAGYARTFMAFQILCNGKPTESFRDCLYFSVSQFTNTGCADCMPTPQLRLLAASEAFFGYLSLGVFTACLIVILVRMITTDKLRQ is encoded by the coding sequence ATGAGCCTGCGCTCCGTTTTGGGCCTTATCGGGCTTGCGGTCTCGCTGCCCTTTCTGGGCTACCTGGTCTACATCAGCCAGGCCAAGGCCCCCACGCCCGACCAGATCATCTTTCTGGCCTTTGCCTTTTCCGTCACCTTCCCCACGCTCATCCTGCTGTCGCTGGTGCTCTTCCGCAGCCTGGTGATCCTGGCCGCGGCGCTGCCGGTCTACGCCGCCTGCGTCATTGCCGGCTACGCCCGCACGTTCATGGCCTTCCAGATCCTGTGCAACGGCAAGCCGACGGAATCCTTCCGCGACTGCCTGTATTTCAGCGTGTCGCAGTTTACCAACACCGGCTGCGCCGATTGCATGCCCACGCCCCAGCTGCGGCTTTTGGCCGCCTCGGAAGCCTTTTTCGGCTATCTGTCGCTGGGGGTGTTCACCGCCTGCCTCATCGTCATCCTCGTGCGTATGATCACCACCGACAAGCTGCGCCAGTAG